In the genome of Sphingomonas alpina, the window CTGTCGCCGTTCCGCCGCCCGACCTTCATCTTCGCCTGTGTATTCAACCTGGTGATCGGCTTCGGCCTGTATTCCGCGACCTATCTCGTGCCGCTCTTCCTCGGCCAGGTGCGCGGCTATAACGCGTCGGAGATCGGCACAACGGTGTTCATCGCCGGCGTGGTGCAGATGCTCGGCGTGCCGATCGCCGCCGGCCTGTCGCAGCGCGTCGATCCGCGCATCGTCATCACTTTCGGCCTGAGCCTGTTCGCGCTCGGGCTGTGGCTGTTTTCGTACATGACGCCCGAATGGGGCTTCGCCGCCCTGTTCTGGCCGCAGGCGGTGCGCAGTTTCGCGATCATGCTGTGCATCGTGCCGAGCGTGAATCTGGCGCTCACCGGCTTTGCCGGGCCGGAGCTGCGCTATGCCTCGGGCCTGTTCAACCTGATGCGCAATCTGGGCGGTGCGATCGGCATCGCGCTGGTCAATACCTGGCTGCAAGATGGCGCGCGGCTGCATGCGCTGCGCATGTCCGAAACGCTTGGCTCGATCGGCGATGGTGCGGCAGTGATGGTTGCCCGGCTTGCCGCCCGTTTCAGCCAGACCACCCCGGATCCCGATCGAGCGCTACTGATGGCCAAGGCGACGCTCGGCCATGTCGTCGGCGGCGAGGCGCTGACGCTCGCGTTCAACGATGTGTTCCGCATCATGGCCTGGCTATTCATCGCTGCGCTGGTGCTGGTGCCGTTCTGCCGCCCGGCAAAGCAGGGATAAGAGATCGAAATCGCCCCGAGCTGATGGCAGGATGCCGTTACCAGCCGGAGTACTCCCGATGCGTGAACGGTTCGAACTGAGACGGCAATCGGATAGCCTGGTCTATGTATTCGAAAGGCGCGCCGGCGCCGGCGCCTCCGCGATCTACGAACGAAACGACAAGCTGGTGGAGATCGTTCATGATCCCCGCTTCGGCTGGTCGACCTGGAACAGGGAGGATGGCGCGCTGAGCGGACGCGCCTGGGATATTCCATCATCGGAACAGCCCGACTTCCCTCCCGAGGGCATCTGGGTCAGCAGGAAGGGCGCGAAGTCCTATGTCTATGAGCTGGTTTATGTGGCGACGACCGGGGATCGCCAATAAACCGCCGGAGAAGATGATCCGGGCCAAAGTAACAAGGAAAATCGGCCTCCGGCTCTCCGCCTAGCGCAGTAATGAAATGGCGCGGCGGGTGATTGGCTCCATCACCGCATAACCGTCATTGTTGGGATGCACGCCGTCCGGCGACAATTCACGTTTCAGCGCGCCATCGCTGGTGGCGAGCGCGGCATGATAGTCGAGATAGGTCGCACCGACGCGCCGGGCATAGCCGCGCAGCCAGTCGTTCAGCTGGATGATCTGCGCCGCCGGCTTGAGGCCCGGACGCCAGGAGAATGACCCGGCCGGCGGCGTGGAAGCGAGAAAGACGCGGATGCCGTTCGCCTTGGCCAGCGCGATCATAGCGATGATGTTGTTCTGAATGTCCCGCATCGTCGTCGGGCCGGTATTGCCGGCGAGATCGTTGGTGCCGGCCATGATATGTACCGCCTTGGGCCGAAGCGCGACGACATCGGCTTCGAATCGCACCAGCATCTGTGGGGTGGTCTGGCCGCTGATGCCGCGATTGATCGCGCCGTTCGCAAAGAAGTCGGGGTGCGCGACGGACCAGTTCTCGGTGATCGAATCCCCCATGAAGACGATACGCCGTTCCGCCGCCGGCCGGGCGGCAACGCGCGCATTGTCAGCGCGATAGCGGCACAGGCCGGCCCAATCGCGCTTGACCTGTTCGGCCTGGGCGAGCTTGTACGCCTCGACCTCGGCGGCCGGCGGCGGAACGATCTTCGCACCGGGCGAGCGGTCGAACAGCGATTGCCGGTAGCGTTCCAGTCCGGGGGTGATCTGTGGCGCGCCGATGCACGGATCGTCGACCAGGCCGACCGGCGGTTGCGGCGCGGTCTGGGCCTGGGCCTGGGCGGAGCCGGCGATCCCGAGACCAAGCACCAGGATCGAGCGTTGGATAGTCTGCCACATCTTCTTATCTCCCAGCATCAGACAACCAGCGTGTCGCCAGACCTTCGCCGGGAGCTACCGCGTCCACTCCCGGGGGACGGCGGCTTCAGCTGCCGGCCGGGCTTCGTTCGCAGCACCGCCATTCTCGAAAGCGCATAACAGGAAGCGCGACGACTTCTTGTGCAGCACACGGCGGCGCACGTTGAAATATCCAGCCATACCGAGTGCAATCGGAAGCAGGACATGAGTGCGATATCCATGCGATGCCCGATGCTCCAGCGATTGCGAGGTCTGCACACACATACCGGATGACGCGGGTCGCCATGCCACTTGTTCTAGCGAGGCGAAGGTCGATCACGACCAGGCAGCCTTTAATCGATGCTGCGACGGAAGGTCTCGGGCAACAGGAATAGTCCCAGCACGACGGTCAAAGCGGCCACCACGATCGGGTACCACAGGCCGTAATAGATATCCCCCGTCGCCGCGACCATCGCGAACGCCGTGGTCGGCAGGAAGCCGCCGAACCAGCCATTGCCGATATGATAGGGCAGCGACATCGAGGTATAGCGGATGTTGGTCGGGAACAGCTCGACCAGCAGCGCCGCGATCGGGCCGTAAACGGCGGTCACCAGCAGCACGAGCGCGAACAGGATCGCAACGACCATCGGCTTGTCGATCCGTGCCGGATCGGCCTTGGCGGGATAGCCGGCAACGGTCAGTTTCTCCTGCAACTGGCTCTGGAATTTGGCGATTGCCGTCTTGCGCTCGTCTGGCGCCATCGCCGCCGGGTCGGGCATCGCAAGGGTTGTGCCGCCAACCGCGATCACCGTGTGACGGTCGAGCGTCGGCGCGCCCGGCAGCACGGCATCCGCGCCATTGACTGCGGCATAGGGAATGCCGGCCTTTGCGAGATAGGATTTGGCGACATCGCAGCTCGATGCATCGAAACGGTTCTTGCCGATCGGATCGAACTGAAACGAACAGGCATCGTTGTAGGAGGTGACCGTCACCGGCGCACTGGCCTGCGCCGCCGCCAGTGCAGGATTTGCGGCGTTGGTCAGCGCGTGGAACAGCGGAAAATAGGTCAGCGCGGCAATCGCGCAGCCGGCGAGGATGATCGGCTTGCGCCCGATCCGGTCCGACAGCCAGCCGAAAATCAGGAAGAAGGGCGTGCCGAGCGCCAGCGCGATGGCGATCAGGATATTGGCGGTCGCTCCATCGACCTTGAGCATCTTTTCCAGGAAGAACAGCGCGTAGAATTGTCCGGTGTACCAGACCACTGCCTGTCCCGCGACCGCACCGACCAGCGCGATGATGACGATGCGCAGATTACCCCATTTCGCGAATGCATCGGTCAGCGGCGCCTTGGAGCCCTTGCCTTCCGCTTTCATCTTGAGGAACACCGGGCTCTCTTCGAGCTGCATGCGGATCCACAGCGACACGCCAAGCAGTACGATCGAGACGATGAACGGCACGCGCCAGCCCCATTCGGCAAACGCGGCCTCCCCGATTGCAGTACGCACGCCGATCACCACCAGCAGGGCCGCGAACAGGCCGAGCGTCGCGGTGGTCTGAATGAAGCTGGTGTAGAGCCCGCGGCGATGGTTGGGCGCGTGCTCCGCGACATAGGTCGCAGCCCCGCCGTATTCGCCGCCCAGCGCCAGGCCCTGCAGCAGGCGCAGCACGACGAGCAGGATCGGCGCGGCGACGCCGATCGCCGCATAGCTGGGCAACAGGCCGACGACGAAGGTCGACAGGCCCATGATGCCCATGGTGACGAGGAACGTATTCTTGCGTCCGACCAGATCGCCGATCCGCCCGAACAGCAATGCCCCGAACGGCCGCACCGCGAAGCCCGCCGCGAACGCCGCGAGTGCGAAGATGAAGCCGGTGGTCTCGTTCACGCCGGAGAAGAATTGCGCGGTGATGATCGTCGCGAGCAGGCCGTAGAGGTAGAAATCGTACCATTCGAACACCGTGCCAAGCGACGATGCGGCGATGACGAGCTTCTCGCTCTGGGTTGCCGCGTGGTGCTGCGGCAAGGCGGCGGTCACGTCAGTGGTCATTTCGCCGCGGAGAGCCGGGTCATCAGGATCGCAGCGCGCTTGGCCTGGCGCCGGATGCTGTCGAGATCGACCGTCTCGCCCGGTGCATGGTCGCCGCGGCTGCTGGTGCCGAGACCGACCAGCCCGTCGACGTCACTCGCGACAAACGAGATGTCGCCGGCGCCACGCTTCAGCGGATCGAGGGCCGCCATCGGCTCGAGCCCCATATCCTTGTTCACTGCGTTCAGCGCATCGAGCAGTGCCTTGTTGCCGGGCGTCGGCGCCATGGCCGGATAGCTGCCCGGATCGAAGCTGATCTTCGCATCGGTGCCCGGCGCATGCGCCGCAACGATCGCCTGCATCTTGGCGCGGACGCGGTCGGTCTGTTCGGGCGACAAAGTGCGGAAATCGCCACGCGCGACCGCCGTCTGGGGAATGATATTGCCCTTGCCCGCCGCCGTCGCGCGCACCGCATCGGCATCGAGCGCAGCACTCGACCCGCCAGCGATGATGCCGGTGTTGAAGGTCAGGTTCGGCTCGGGCAATTCCTTGCGGAACGCGGCCAGGATGCGTGTCATTTCGTTGATCGCGCCATCGCCATATTCGCTCGAGAAGATCAGCGAGGAATGGCCGGTCTTCCCGGTCGTGGTGATCGTCCAGCTGTTGGACGAGCGCCGTGCGATCGATCCCATGTCCTTGCCGTCCTCGATCGACAGCCCTTCGAAATCGAGCGCCACATCGGCGCGCTTGCCTGCTGCGATCAGGTCCGCACGAGCCACCTCGATCGGGTCGCCGGCATCCTCTTCATCACCCGACAGCATGATCTCGACCTCGGCGTCCTTCAGCGTCCCCGCCGCCTGCATTGCGCGCAGCGCGGCGAGCATCACGACCATCCCGCCCTTGTCATCGCCGGCACCGGGGCCTTCCGCTTCTTCGCCCTTGCGGGTGAATTTCTGGAACGGCGAATCCTTTTCGAACACTGTGTCGAGATGGCCGATCAACAGCAGCTTCTTCGCGCCCGCTCTGCCCTTCTTGGTGGCGATCAGGTGCCCGGCGCGGTTGGCCGCGGTCTGGGGCTTCCATTCCACCGTGAAGCCCAGCGGTTCGAGTTCGGCGCGCATCATCCTGCCGACCAGATCGACCCCGGCGAAGTTCATCGTGCCGCTATTCTGATCGACCAGCTTCTGCAGCAACGCGACCGAGCGCTCATATTCGGCATCGACCGTTTTCGCCATGCGCACTTCGGCCGTGCTCAGCTTGGCATCGGCGGCGGTGGGGACCAGAACGAAGCTGGGGGCGAGAAGGGCAACGCCGAGCAGCGCGCGAAGAGCGGTATGGGTCATGGACGAAAGACTAGCGGCATTCGGATGCGCCTGCCAAGGAACTATCACCGCGGTCGGCGCGATATTAGGGTGACCCCATGAGCGATGCGTTTCCCGAAGAGTTTCCCGACGCGATCCCCGCCGCCACGCTGGTGCTGTTCCGTGACATGCCGGACGGGCCGCCCGAATTGCTGATGGTCGAACGCGCCAAGGCGATGGTATTCGCGGCGGGCGCCTTGGTCTTTCCGGGCGGGCGGATCGACCCCGGCGACCATTCGCTGGCGACGGTCCTTGGTGGCGATGCCGAGGATATGGCCGCGCGCGTCGCCGCGATCCGCGAGACGATCGAGGAAGTGGCGATGCCGATCGGCCTGACTCCCGCGCCCACGCCAGCAACACTTGCCGCACTACGTGCAGCGCTGCACGGCGGCACCTCCTTCGGCGAGGCGCTGGCCGATGCCGGCCTGTCGCTCGATCCCTCTTCGCTCGTCCCGTTCGCGCGCTGGCTGCCACGTCATGCGCATATGCGGATCTTCGACACGCGTTTCTATCTCGCTCGCTTGCCCGCCGACGCGCCGCTGCCGCAGGTCGATGCGACCGAAAATGTCCGGCTGCTCTGGACGACGGCGCGGCAGGTGCTCGACGATGCCGACGCAGGCGATGTGCGGATCATTTTTCCGACGCGCCGCAACCTCGAACGACTGGCACAATATCGCGACTTTGCCGATGCGGTCGACGATACGATCCGGCATCCGATCAGGACCGTCACGCCCTGGATCGAGGAGCGCGACGGCGCGGAGTTTCTCTGTATCCCGTCCGATATCGGCTATCCGGTCGCGTCGGAAGCAATCGCAAGCGCAATGCGTGGGTGATGAGATCGGGCGAGGATGAATAGCCTGCGCCGCATCGCCGCCGCGGGCGTCGTGGCGGCAATTGCACTGGCGATCTTTCTCGCCCTGTTCGCCGCGCTGCGCGGACGGCCGCAGGACCTGCCCTGGACACCGCTCGACCTCGGCCAGCCGGTCGGCATGTTCACCGGGACCAAGCTGGCTGCGCTGACGCGGGATTTTCCCAAATGCCGTGCGCTGCTCGACCAGGCGGGGGTCAGCTACACGCTGATGCCGCCGGTCAACGCCGGGCGATGCGGCTATGCCGACGGCGTCCGCTTCGCGCCGGGCGGCTCACGGCTTGCCAGCTACGCGCCCGCCACGACCGGTACCTCCTGCCCGATCGCTGCCGCGCTGTCGGTGTGGGAATGGACTGTCGTCCAGCCCGCCGCGCGGCGCTATTTCGGGCAGCGCGTGGCAAGCATCGACCATCTCGGCAGCTATAATTGCCGCAACATCTATGGCCGTGCGACCGGGCCATTGAGCGAGCACGCCACCGCTGACGCGATCGATATTGCCGGCTTCACGCTGGAGGATGGGACGAAGATCACGATAATCGGCGACTGGGCGGACAATGGCGACAAGGGCACCTTCCTGCGCAGCGTGCGCAATGGTGCGTGCCGGCTGTTCTCGACCACGCTGTCGCCGGAATACAACGCGGCGCATCATGATCATCTGCATCTCGACGAAGCGGAGCGCGGCACGCTGAGCTGGCGCACGTGCCGATGAGCCGCGGCGCCGGTACAAAAAAGCCCGGCGGTTAAGGCCGGGCTTCTTCGCTGGGGACGAACATCGGGTCAGTGCGGCAGCGCTGCCATATCGACCTTCTCGACCCATTTGGGGAAGAAGGCCGGCGCCCGGTTCGACCAGCCCGATGCCGTGGCTGCCGCTTCGCTGATCGACTGCAGCAATTTGCGCCGCAGATCGGGATGGAGGTGCGGCAACGCCGCCGCCGAGCAGAACGCTGCCGGCAGCCAGGGGCGCACGTCGGCGCTGATCAGCCGTTCATACAGGAAACGATAGGCCGAAAAGGTCGTCAGCCGTCCCTGCCCCAGATCGAATGCGGTGACCGTCATCAGCGGCGCGAGGAAAGGCTCGACCGCGTCAAGGCCGCTATCATCGGGGACCATCGCGCGAATATCGGGAAGCCGCTCATAGAGACGCGCCTGCGCCCGGATACTCGCCGCTTCGACCACGTCGCGCGACCAGCGCGCCATCGCATCGTCGCGATCGAGCCCGATATCGAGCGAACGGCGCACATAGCGCTGCGTCGCCGAACTGAACCCGGCAAATTCCTTCATCTCAGCCAGTGTCATTGCGCCGTTGGCTGGTTTCATTCTCGAAGCCATGTCGTCACCCCGCCCGCATTGTTGGACCGGATGAACTATGCGCCAAGATGGTTAACGCCATGCTTAACGCCCTGTCGTCCGGCGTTAAGCATGGAATCATAGTTCTTGCTGCGACGCAACAAAGGTTGCGACGAACGGTTCTCTGCGATCAAAAACATCGCCGAGTGCGACAGTTACGCAACATTTTTCCCGGATTCTTCCCGCATGCGCGGAGCGGCGGGGTTATTTCCTGTCGGCTTGAATCTTTTCCTCTGCTTCGGCATCGAACCCGGACGACGCCGGCGGCGCGACGTTATGCACCGGCTGAGTCGAGGCCGGCGGATCGGATGCATCCATCGATTCATCCAGCGCGGCGTCAAGCCTCGCATCCTCATTCTCCGGATCCTTTTCCAGCCGTTTCATGATCGATTCATCCTGCCCGGCATTCTGGCGCGGGTGATGGATCTGATCATTCTCATGCGGGTCCGAATCCGTCTCGGGGTCGGGCGGGGCGACCGACAGGCTGTCGAGCGCCTTCGGGTCGATCGTCTTGCTGTCCTCGGTCATGGCCAATCCTCTCTCGGCTGTTCCGCTAGTAGAACGATCAGCCCACGCCCCCGTTCCGTACCGCGTCGTCCAGCCGAGTGACTTTCACGACCTGTCTGTACATCGTCGCCGTGCCGAACACCGTCATGAAGGCGATGTCGGTCGCGTCGCGCCCCACCGCCACACGTGCGATTTCACCGCATTTTGCCATGCCGGTCGCATCGATCAGGTGCCATCCGCCAGCCAGCCAGAGCTCGGCCACCGCGTGAAAATCGGGTGGATCGACGCCGGGCGCATAGGCCGACACGCAGCGTGCCGGGATGCCCCCGGCGCGCGCCAGCGTGACCAGCAGATGCGCATAGTCGCGGCACACCCCGCGCCGGTCGGCAAAGGTCATCATCGCGGTGGTCACGCCACTGCTCGACCCCGAGGCATAGGTCAGGTTTTCGCGCACCCAGTCTCCGATCGCCGAGGCCAGCGCCCCGCCCTCCAGCCCGGCGAATTC includes:
- a CDS encoding MFS transporter, which translates into the protein MTTDVTAALPQHHAATQSEKLVIAASSLGTVFEWYDFYLYGLLATIITAQFFSGVNETTGFIFALAAFAAGFAVRPFGALLFGRIGDLVGRKNTFLVTMGIMGLSTFVVGLLPSYAAIGVAAPILLVVLRLLQGLALGGEYGGAATYVAEHAPNHRRGLYTSFIQTTATLGLFAALLVVIGVRTAIGEAAFAEWGWRVPFIVSIVLLGVSLWIRMQLEESPVFLKMKAEGKGSKAPLTDAFAKWGNLRIVIIALVGAVAGQAVVWYTGQFYALFFLEKMLKVDGATANILIAIALALGTPFFLIFGWLSDRIGRKPIILAGCAIAALTYFPLFHALTNAANPALAAAQASAPVTVTSYNDACSFQFDPIGKNRFDASSCDVAKSYLAKAGIPYAAVNGADAVLPGAPTLDRHTVIAVGGTTLAMPDPAAMAPDERKTAIAKFQSQLQEKLTVAGYPAKADPARIDKPMVVAILFALVLLVTAVYGPIAALLVELFPTNIRYTSMSLPYHIGNGWFGGFLPTTAFAMVAATGDIYYGLWYPIVVAALTVVLGLFLLPETFRRSID
- a CDS encoding transglutaminase-like domain-containing protein; its protein translation is MRLSIDVLLDYFVDDSAEVLLQIEAAAMADQRLEQQDLRVYCDNPLRAMSGEEGIGQRTWARASGSFQAEYRAVVAIDRAPVDLSSLPPTAMAELPAEAIPYLLPSRYCESDHFEGFVQSEFAGLEGGALASAIGDWVRENLTYASGSSSGVTTAMMTFADRRGVCRDYAHLLVTLARAGGIPARCVSAYAPGVDPPDFHAVAELWLAGGWHLIDATGMAKCGEIARVAVGRDATDIAFMTVFGTATMYRQVVKVTRLDDAVRNGGVG
- a CDS encoding M20/M25/M40 family metallo-hydrolase, yielding MTHTALRALLGVALLAPSFVLVPTAADAKLSTAEVRMAKTVDAEYERSVALLQKLVDQNSGTMNFAGVDLVGRMMRAELEPLGFTVEWKPQTAANRAGHLIATKKGRAGAKKLLLIGHLDTVFEKDSPFQKFTRKGEEAEGPGAGDDKGGMVVMLAALRAMQAAGTLKDAEVEIMLSGDEEDAGDPIEVARADLIAAGKRADVALDFEGLSIEDGKDMGSIARRSSNSWTITTTGKTGHSSLIFSSEYGDGAINEMTRILAAFRKELPEPNLTFNTGIIAGGSSAALDADAVRATAAGKGNIIPQTAVARGDFRTLSPEQTDRVRAKMQAIVAAHAPGTDAKISFDPGSYPAMAPTPGNKALLDALNAVNKDMGLEPMAALDPLKRGAGDISFVASDVDGLVGLGTSSRGDHAPGETVDLDSIRRQAKRAAILMTRLSAAK
- a CDS encoding extensin family protein, with the protein product MNSLRRIAAAGVVAAIALAIFLALFAALRGRPQDLPWTPLDLGQPVGMFTGTKLAALTRDFPKCRALLDQAGVSYTLMPPVNAGRCGYADGVRFAPGGSRLASYAPATTGTSCPIAAALSVWEWTVVQPAARRYFGQRVASIDHLGSYNCRNIYGRATGPLSEHATADAIDIAGFTLEDGTKITIIGDWADNGDKGTFLRSVRNGACRLFSTTLSPEYNAAHHDHLHLDEAERGTLSWRTCR
- a CDS encoding SGNH/GDSL hydrolase family protein codes for the protein MWQTIQRSILVLGLGIAGSAQAQAQTAPQPPVGLVDDPCIGAPQITPGLERYRQSLFDRSPGAKIVPPPAAEVEAYKLAQAEQVKRDWAGLCRYRADNARVAARPAAERRIVFMGDSITENWSVAHPDFFANGAINRGISGQTTPQMLVRFEADVVALRPKAVHIMAGTNDLAGNTGPTTMRDIQNNIIAMIALAKANGIRVFLASTPPAGSFSWRPGLKPAAQIIQLNDWLRGYARRVGATYLDYHAALATSDGALKRELSPDGVHPNNDGYAVMEPITRRAISLLR
- a CDS encoding NUDIX hydrolase encodes the protein MSDAFPEEFPDAIPAATLVLFRDMPDGPPELLMVERAKAMVFAAGALVFPGGRIDPGDHSLATVLGGDAEDMAARVAAIRETIEEVAMPIGLTPAPTPATLAALRAALHGGTSFGEALADAGLSLDPSSLVPFARWLPRHAHMRIFDTRFYLARLPADAPLPQVDATENVRLLWTTARQVLDDADAGDVRIIFPTRRNLERLAQYRDFADAVDDTIRHPIRTVTPWIEERDGAEFLCIPSDIGYPVASEAIASAMRG